CAACAATGGCAAGGACTGACAGTCCGAGTCATGCTTTTCTTACCTGTAGAATGGCCATAGACCTAGCTCATAGGGGTAAAAATAGAGCCAATATACGTATAATGCCTGATAGTCTCTGAGACAGATGAGCATTCCATAACTGGTAGCTTCACACATTTAATACAACATGTAAGACTCAACCAAACACCATGATGATGAACCAAACAACATCAAGTACATACAAAGCAGTCACAAAAACACAAACCACAGATGCCCCACCAGGAACTACCTGTCAAAGGTAATTCCCTTTCCGACCAGAACAAGGGGTGCTTCACTTGCACTGGAGCTGCCTGTATAGTGGATTTCCAAGAAGACTGGAGGCTCATCAGACCCTTTGGCCACGCTTAGAAATGAACCCATTTCCTGCTGCTCAATCCAAGACTTGGGTCTGCAGGGACAAAGGGGGGAAAAGGAGATACACTGTTTATTATGAAACAACTTAGAAAAAGCTCAGCAgagtgctaaaaagaaaaaaaaactgtacaaacAGATGCACTTAAAATCTATATAgagactgaggtgtggctcagtagtagagtttTTGACTAGCATTCAAGGAGGCCATAGGTCCATCTCtaacaccaggaaaaaaaacccaaaaaaacctatAGACAAACATGTTAAAACATCAATAATCATAtcctattttatttgctttttgtataCTCTTGGATTAGTCACTTGATTCTGAATAAGATTATAGAATTACCAACAGAATTTATGCATGATAACTAAAACAATGTTAGACAATAATCTATGGCCAATAAATGGTAACTACTCCTACCTACTCAAATATTTCTGAAGAAATTCAAAGATGAAATTAGCAAGGTTCTGAGACCACAAAGGGTGCTTTATGATAGGTAAAGCATTCGTTGCTAtttctaaaaatgataaaaatgggctggagggtggctcaagtggtagagcacctgtctagcaaagcatgaggccctaaattcaaaccccagtaccaccaacagaaaagactgtaattaaaaaaaaaaaaaaacaaccaacaaaaCCCAACAAAGCTATACTACTTTGACTGGAATAAAACATcgtatttctttgcttttttagaATTGCTGGAATTCTACTTTTTCAATGCTGTCACACtatttctcacagtttgaaaTGTCTCTTAAGTGGGAGAACTAATTAGTTCTTACTTAATAAACACAGGACCAACGGAGATAATGGAACTAAAACAGTTCTTAGTGCAAACTAGAAAATGGATACAATATTGTTAAGGGTACTTTGTATTGATTTCTGGCCACAACAAGTAGGTCTGTACTTCCAGACAGACCAGCAGCACCAGATTCAAGGAAGAGTCCTGCACGTGCCCATCTATTTATTGGTACTATTAAAGTAGGACTTCCATCAAACAtcaaagggaaaagaataaaaacattaaaagtcaTGTCAAAAAAAATGACTGTACCATGGAGGCATTTTTGATCACAAACTCAGTAACTGATGCTTTATGAAGGCCTGCCCTTCTGAAAGAActgtttgtatttctttcatgCATACCCACCTACACTGGCCAGGGTTTGATGCAGCTACGTCTCAGCTTAATGAATCACAGGCCACCCACACATCTTGCCTGGTCTCTGGCTgacctcttccctcttctctccatAAATCTTGAAGTTTCCTTCAAGAGGCCACTGCACACCTGCCCTCCCACCCGAAGCCCCCTGAACTCTTAGCATTAATGTCTAAGTGACTTCAGGACTCTGCTAGGCTGCATATCCTTTCACAGCCCAACTCATCCATCTGCTACATTACCCTTCCTTCACCTGACTGTTCCCTTCCACGAGATTCTCACTCTGAAGATAAGAACCACTACTGTGCACCTTTGATGACCTGGTGTATGACAGCACTATTTGCTGACACAAGGTAGCTCTGGTATCTCCCCACATGGGGCAAGGCACAGTGTCTGCCACGAAACCTCTATAAAGTCTACACATCATTATAgatttaaacacacacaaactATTCCAGAGGAATTCACAAGTCCTAAATTCTGTGTTTTCTACACATTatacaaatttttctttattatctaGCCTGTAGGGGCTTTCCTGAGAAACATGAACTCTAATCACATtaactactgaagaatggatgaaACAACTTTGATAATGAACAATCTTTAGGTAAAGCACTGTCTGTCCACTTATCTTCTACTTAGAAGTCCCCAAATGCTCAAATTAGGACTGCTTAAAGAGTTGTGGAGAGTGTTAAGTGTAATGGAACCTGGAGGAATGGAATAGGACTTGAGTCCAACATCCCAGCAGTGACCACCACACTCAGGAGGCTAATCAGTTTCATCCAGCAATTCAACTCCTAAATATACacttgaaaagaaatgaaaacaaatcccCACAAACACGCAACTGTTCCCAGCATTGTTCACAGCTGAATACAACAGGAGAAGGTgacagaaacaacccaaatgtgcaTCAACCGAGGCTTGGAGGAATGGGAAATGAGGAATGACTTTCTAACTGGGTATATAATTTCTACTGGGGTAGTGAAAAAGTTCTTATTATTGACTGTAGTCACAGTAGCACAACTATGTGGATATACTAAATCATTGAATCACACACTTTAATGGGCAGAATTATGCCTCAATGAAGCTAAAAGAAAATGCACCCACACAGTATGAAGTCATGGCACCCTCTTAAAGTCAAGGAAAGGTAAGATACAAATAACCTCAAACTGAGCCCTGTCCTAGCCTGTGGATGGCTGCTGGTGCATCATCTCACCTCTCTGGGCTCAAGTTACTTCACCAAACAGAAAGGGGGTTGGCTATTAGGAAATCAAAGGCTCCTTCTGGCTGTAACATCCCGAGTCTGAGTTACCTGATATGAACCTCTGTTTTACTACTCGCACTTTTGAGTTTCTTCTCAATAATTTCAGCAAATCTGGTTGGCGTCATCTCATTGGCTGGTGTCTCCATCAAGTGACGAGccaagttctgcccagaagcaaagAGGACTCCTCTCTGCCAGGCTTCCTGATCCCCACTGTAAAAGAAAACAGTTACTGTCAACTGATCTCAAGAACATTGACCATTTTGCACCTAGAAGAGACTCTTAGCTTGCAAAACTAGACAAGACTACAAATAAAGAATGGCTGCAGCAGACTTGATCCATCATGTACCTGACCCAGGTTGCAGACAGTATGCAAAGAGCAAAAAAACAAGCCCTGCTGAGGGCCTAGGGAGACCTAGCCAACCAGTTCACTTCAGAATCCTCCCTGCATAAAAAGTGGGACTGGGCTGATGGGTCTTTGAAGCTGGAAGTCCACCTCAAATGCTGATGGACAGGCTCCTAcataaaggctcactttgttcttCACCACACAGGGATCATATAGCCCCAGGTACTAATAGTAAAGCAGGCATTCAACAACTATTCAGATGTGGAGTTGGAGGCTTTGCCACCTTCTTTTGCCTGTGTCAGGGCTCTAAATCCTAACCCATGGATAGCAAGGATTAGCTTTAGAGAACGCACAAAACCATGTGTTGCATGATCTTGGCTCTTCCTGTTTGTGACAGAAGTTAGTATGAGCAGAGCGGAAATGGATAAAATAACAGCTGATAGTTGGAAGATGTCATCGTACTTGACGTGCTCTGTCTTTGGATCATTCCAGAAACAATGAAATTGGTAGTACAACTCTACAAAGGTTTGTCACTGAACTAGGTCACCCCAAGTAAGTGGTGGAGCCAGGGTTAAAAAAAGTGGGTAAGTCAGGAGTAAGTCTGACTTACTGCAAAACCTTTTCTGCCAACCATCGGCTATGCCGAGGGCTGCCCACTGCCCTCACAGCACCCTGTACTGGAGGCCTCATACTATCTGTTCCTGACAGAGGGGACCTTTTCCCTCAGAAGCCAGAATAGGGCTACAATGTAACAGACCACAGGGACCTCAGGGACAAAGACCTGTGCAGCTCTAACATTTAGGATGATGTTGCCCATCCAATGGAAGTGATCTGGACTGAATCATCCAGGTGCTGGGATGCATCTGTCATGTCATTCCTCCCTCTCAGTGAAGAGCCAATATGGGGACAAGGGAGAAATATGCACATGACAAGAGCCAGGATCAGAGCTTGGTAACAGTTACCACACTAttaaaatagccaaggcaatagggAGGTTACAAACAAGCCATATAGCAGTGTCCAACACTGAAAAGCAGTCAGCTTATCTCCAAAAGGCCTTGTTGTCAAAACACCAGTGAGTGCCACCCTCAATCTGGCTTCCTTCATCACCTTCCGTAGAGCTTTGCGGACACAGCCACCTTCTTCTTCTGCTTTAGGTCATCATATTCATAGAGCCCAAGCATAGCTCCTTCTGCAGCAGCCTGAGGATCTCCACAGGGATCCACCTCCACAGAGGACAGCTCCAGGTCCTGAACCTGCCTGCACCCAGCTTCGTGGAGACACAAAATCCAGACAACTGGAGTCAGTCAAAGATCAGAGGAATAGGAGAAGGCAGAGGTGTCAGGCAGTACACTGAGGAAACAACTGGGGTTCAAGTCCCAGCCCAGACACTTGACTCTTCTGAACCTCTTTTCCTCTACTGTAAAAGATGACGAGCATGCACCTCACAAAAAATGCTGCACACAGACAGAAAGACCAAATCCACAGCAAATCACATAGAAGAGGCCTCAGCAAGAGGCCGTTCTTACTAGTAATATTTCTGAAACACTGGGGTTTCAGAAGGAGCGTCCCAATCACTAAGAACTGCCCAGATTAAAAGGGACAGAGAAATAATGACATTGAAATTATACACAAGCAACTGAGCAAAGTCCCATCATTGACACAGAATTTTATTAAGATCATGTCAGCAAAAACTCGCAAGTAAAAGTTATGAAACAACCACTTAACATGAACTTTCAAACTTTAACAAGCATTTATGATACTCACAGAGCCAAGGATTAGTCAACAAATTATTGATGCTTCAGAATGTTTCGTGAAGCACATTTTGGCTGGTCTCTCCATGGTAAAGGTCACCTTTGTTGCTCAGCTCTGGAGTGACTTAATTGCGCCTACTATAATTATTGAAAGCCACCCACCTGGCAAACTGGGACAGGCACAAGCCTTTTGTTAGTGATGAACAAGCACCCCATACCCTGCTCCCACTTTCTCTGATTTGCAAATACAACGATTCCACTGTAAGATGAACAGTTTGGCAATACCAGGGTTTTATtagcaaaaggaaaataattcataCAGCACAATTTCTGATAGAATACAGTTCTAAGATTAAATGGTAGTAAAACCTCCCAtcagaaaatactaaaaataaatcaattacaAGGCCAAGCATATTCATAAGGAGAAACTGAATTTACTAATATGGGCTAATCTGTTGGAACATGGTAAGGGTGGTGATAGTGGAACAAAGGGGGAGGAGAGACAGTCTTAAAAGAATGGACCCACAAGAATCTTTATCAATATTAAAaacatcaaaagcaaaataacCTGCAATAGCagttctgatgttttctttgCCTTCGTGCCAGTTCTCCTGGTCATCGACTCCAGCTGTCCTTTTGCCAAGGCCAACAACCACCACGCTGGGGAAGTCCTGATCCACAAACACACAGAATTAGCCATTGTGTTTCTTTAAAGTGTTCCCTTCTAACTGGGAACCTTACATGGTGAGACTCACTGAGCTCCTACAGTCACTGTGCCCTCAGCACAGAGAGTCCTTGTGTCTTGGTAATAATGTCACAAtgtgtgtatttgaaaggcagaGTAAGGATAACCTTGCAAATAATTCTACATAAGACAAGGCCCAGACTGAAGGAAGCACAGAGCAAAGCATACAAGAGAGGCAGTAGATAGCCATTTGTCTCTATATAGCCTTAAACCATACTTAGGCTTAATGCTGGAATAAAACTATAGATGACCCAAAACAAAATATCTGGATGACTGGGCAGCCACAGTACTAGGCCCACAGGAGGTACTCACTGTGGAGTTTACTGAATAAACATAATCTTCACATCATACCTGATGTAGACCATAAAAGGTTCGGGTTTTGCCTGCCTTCAGAGGTGGTCCAGATctaaataaagcaagagaaaatgaTTGTTTTACAAATTACAGTTTGCACTGCTTTCTTGGGACTATGCCTTTTGCATTATCACAATATTCTGCTACTGTGTCTGTGTGTTAGGTCACAGTTAGCCCTAAGTGATGGGGATATGCAAAGGGAAACTAAAAATGGAGGTCTCTGGAGGAAAACATTGTAATTCATGTTTCGAATTCTTAACAGTCTCTGTTAAGATCAAGGCAGTCCACCAAACATCACAGGATACTTTTAAGTCTGCCACTCACCTAAAGCTTACTCCTTTCTTTATTCAAGAGTAAGTGCATTGTAGGCATCATATGGACCTAAGACTGGGAATTTCACACaggtaatctctttaatttagCATGTACATAAACTTCACCCTAGGGATCCAGGGGGATCGGAGGATGGGAATTCCTCTTGGGCAATCTCAATATTCCAACTCCAAAGGCTGAGATTGTTGGACCCCGTTCAGTGTACTGAAAGTgtgttcctttcctaataaactttgctatcactttCACATCTttcctgaattcttctctcactGAACACCAGGAACAAGGTAGACAGCTGTGCTGACTTTCCAGTAACATGTGGATTTTGCTTcccttatgtttttaaattttgttttgtttttggtggtactggagtttgaactctgggccttgtgcttactaggcaggccctctactccTGTATAGTTTTAACAGAATGCTCTCAGATCAAATTTCTTAGATGCAGCACTTTTAATCCTAGCTCAAAAACTATTTAACCAACTTCCAGATTAGACTTAACATGAATTTAAGTAAAAAGGTCAACGGAAAGCAATGCCATGGATGGGCAAGATGCAGCCACAGAGGGCATCTGAACACTAGATACTGACTGAGCTGAATGACTCTTAAACCTTCCCACTAAATGAGAAAATTCCACAGTGGCTGACTTGACTTGAAGTAGTGTGTTTGGCATAGAGGCTGCAGTAGAGGCTTATCTGAATGAGGGACTGGGCAATTTCCAAACTAAATGGCTACTCCACTGTACGCAGCAGCCTGGAGCACAGAAAAGCTGGAGCTGCTCAGTGATCCCGCAGGGAGGTCAGGGTTTGGATTAATGACTTAAGGCACTTGTGGCGGATGCAAATTCTGTAAACCACCCATTGGATAATTAATGTAAATAATTAGACTGCATGTACTAGATTCTAACAGATTATCTATAATCTGAACAGTATTCAGTTACCTAGCTTATGTTGACACTAAAATTTCCCTACTTTTCTCTAGACCTTAACAAATCCAAGAGTGGTCAGATTTCAGGCCCTTCCCAGGCTTTCTGAATTTGAATCTGCATTTTTGCAATATTATCTGGTGATCCACTTGTACTTTAACATTTCAAACAGGAAATCAAAGGGCAGAACCTTAGGCTGTTTTAAACTATTTGGTTAAAGGACAATGAGAGCCTGgtaggaaggcaggagggagggattAGGGAAAAGAGAATTGAGCCACAGGGTGGGCTAAGAAAGTTGGTACTTTCCAGATCCTGGGTCAATCCTTCACAAGAGGTTTAGGATTTTATTTGAAAACCATGTGACTTCCCAGAACTGCAGCTCCACCCATACTGAAACACAAAGTGCCAAAGAACTTGCAAAGACCACTACTTTCACTTCCACAGGAGTTCTTGGCCAGAGTACTTCCCTGCATTTTATCTACTAACAATGAGCATATAACAACATTCTCTTTCCATGTCTTTTAAGAACTGGAACCCCCAGGTAACACTTACATGTTCAAAATTTCTCTAAGCTTTCCAGCCACCGACTTATCAAAATCCTCTCCTGCACTTGTAAACTGTGGCACGCCATCTTCTTTGTCTTTGGAATAGATTCCTAAAACAAGACCCTGAGGAAATATGAATATAATCAGAGTAGAGCCCTTAGAGGGACTCAAAGGTCCCTGTAttccagaggaagaaaataattccacCAAAATCATGTCTCCTTAAAGATGGAAGAACAAAGGCAAAAAACAGCAGCTCTGGGCAGCcagctgtgtgtgtgttccaCCTCAGTGATTCAGCTTCTCAGTCAGCAAGACCAAAAGGAACTTACGGTCACCACCAGGAAAGACCTTCACTTTTAAAAAGAGCAGTAAGGAGTcttctttaagaaaacaaatctaCCACCAAGGCTAGATCCTAAAGGACTTCAGAACATACAATCCCCAAAACCAACACTTTAGTCTATGGATTACTTAGGCTGCTGGCACTTGAGAGACAACCAACATAGGCAGGACTCTTGGACATCCCCCTTTCTACCTACAAGCAGGGCCTAAGACTTCCTACAAGAGATGCCCTTTCTACACCAGAAAACATAGGACATTCTTACTCTGGAGAGTAGGAACCCATTCCAAAGTGGAACTGTACACACACCTGCTGAAATAAGCTGTTTTCCCTATGCATTTCCCAGCCTATAACTTACTGCTGGAGCCTAAGACCCTTTGTCTTATCACTCCCCACAATTcatctttctttgtttaaaaaggtATATAAGCTTTAGAGCCTAACACCTGCTTcaggtcttcattttctttttgctgaCTCCCATATACCTGTAAAAACACCAAGTTAAATTCATATGCTCTTCTCTTGTTAGTATGTCTATTGCCAGTTCAATTCTTAGGCCTAGGTTTCCCTCCCCTATACCTTTTAAATGCAGCTATTCTGGGATTACTTTCACAAGCCCAGAGCCCCCAACATCTGAAATAAGGAAGTAAACTTGTAGTTCATCATTTGATTTTATGTGTGGCAACCTGTAGTTTGAACAATGTTTGAGTTGCCTTAGGGCTACTCTGAGTTGGAATGAACACTTTGTCTTTTTCCCACTTgccagataaggaaactgaaacctGTCTGACACCATAGCCATGGAAGGTAGACTGAAGTGGTGGAGAATCCTGTCCTTGGTGCTTTCCACAAAGCCACAGGTACTTTGGCCAGGTTCTAGTTTTCCTAAGATTGCTCTTTCCTAGGGATTCCAAGCGACCAAGTGGAGAACTGAGGGGACAGGACACAGTTACCTGGGTAGGACTGGCACAGTACTGGGAAGAGCACTGTACAGCTGTCTGTCTGATCTCTCTGCCCTCTGTGACACCCACAGGagacctgagctcaaatcccatcTAGAACACTCTTTCAGGTCCTCAAGCATGACTTCTTCCAATGAGCCACTCCTTTCCAAATCCTTCACATCTGAATAGTGTCCTTCGTAATTTCTTGGAGCTCAATTAGGTGAAGGCTTTTCCACTGGAAGACACTCATCTCTCTATAAAGCCCTTTTTCCCTGGAAAAACAAGGCTTTTCTTAAGAAACCCTTCTGGGCAACATTACTCCCGAGACCTTTCTGACCTTTCACTTCAGCCGGGGGAGGGGGTCTTGGTGTGGAGCCAGGGCCTTGTGACTGGCTGTCTTTGGGACCTTAGAGGACGTTTGAGACAGCAAGCACTGCACCGGCCTTTCTTGGGTTACCGAGGACCAAAGTGATGAATGAAATGAGTTTGAGGAATTTTTTTGGCGCTGAATGAGATGGAGACTGAAAAACAGAGAGAGGGCTCAGTAGATGGTCACTAGGTTATTCTTTTGCCCAGAAAGTTCAGAACCCAAAGCACTAGCAGCAAGCAAGGAAACGCCTCTCAGGAAACAGCCATTGGGGGAAGCCTCGGGGACACCGGGCCGGTCTCCGCCCCAGGCCCAGTAGGGTCAATCCCCTGCACACGGGAGAAACTTTCCTTCTTAGCTGGTTTCTGCAACTTGGCGCAGAACCCCCCCATGCTGCGGCCTTcacccaccccgcagcccccgtGGCCCGCGGGCAGGGCCTCCGGGGTGGAGCCGCCACCTCTCACCTTCGTCATGGCTGCAGCTGCGAGACCCTGGCCCCAGAGACACCTCACTCCTAGACGTCGGACGGCGACTCGCGCGGCAGCCGGAAGAGGCAGCAAGAACATCTTCTGCGATGCCCCTCGCGCCGCCCTCCTGCGAGCACGTGGCGCAGGGAGGACGAGCGCGCGCCGGGGGGGGCGGGACCACCGGGGTCGCCGGGCGCGCGCCTAGGCAGCCCGACAAGCGTAAGGGGGCGGGGCGAGCGGGCGGGGGGGCCGCCTAAGGGCGGGACTTTGAGCGGCCCGCAGACGGGCTGCAGCGCAGGGGCAGCGTGCACACGCCTGGGGCGGGGCTCTGGCGAAGGCGCCCACGCGCGCGGCCGGACCTGGCAGGAGGCCAGCGCCGGCGCGCTGGgggcgggagcgggggcgggagcgggggcggggCAGTTAGGTACGCGCGCCGCCGGCACTCGGGGCGGTGGTGGGGTGAGCTCGATTCTAGGACGGACCTCAGGGGCGTACCGGCGTGCGCATGCGCCTGCAGGCAGGGGCGGAGAGCTGTGCTCCagtcctttcccctttcccacatcccttccccaccccacctccgCCCGCCCATTCGCCCCTCGCAcccctttcacacacacacacacacacacacacacccctccccccctttttttggcagtactggggtttgaactcaggaccttgctgcTTGCCTTGCAGGCACtttcgcttgagccactcccctagcaTCCTAACCCTTTCTTGAAGGCTGGGTGCGGTGGGGCTGGTGGATCAGCTTAGGCCTCCACGTTCTGTAGGTAAAGTGGAGTTGCACCATAAATTCAGCAAATTGGCCAAAATTCATCTATTGCATTAATGTTATAGCTTTTGCTTCCTCTCCACAGGAGAGATCAGGCTGCCACCTCACAAGGGAAAAGGGACCCTACCAGGTCCCTTGTGAGTGGGGGCTCAGCGCCCTTCTGGGGGCCCACGTCACAGTGCTGTAGTTCACACTTGTCATCTCACTTTAGCTGCCTTTGGTCcctctgttttattcatttgagaCCCCAAGAGGGTTTTCTGGCATATTATTTACTTTCCTCTTTGCTTCAAGGACATACCATTTACATTTTTGTGCCTAATGCAATAGGGAGAAATGCGTTTCACAGCCCTGAAACAACTCAACAataactttcttttcattctggGATAAAAGATTTAGCTACCGATTAAACCCTGAATTTATAAATTGCTTACTATGTTTTTTCTAGTAGAAATCATGAggttaaaaagtatttaaaacagtGTCCCTGTCCTCAAGGACTTTATTATTGTAGGGGAGACAAAACTTTTCCCCTTAGGTCTCAAAGTGGGACTGAGAATTAAGTTGGCCAAAGACAGACTAACAGGAGAAAAGCATATAAACTTCACTTAATAATTTTGCATGTACCTGGGAACCCTCATGGGAAAATGAGGATCCCAGAAGTGGTTAGGCCTAAGTGTTTATATACTGAGTTTGAGGCATGATAGACAGGGCaaggtgacagggaaattagaaaacatgaaaataagccACAGTTAGGAgctaagattaaaataaaatcactagAGCAGAAAAGGTGAATTAATCATTTAAGCACTCATCTGCATACATTCCTTCCATTACATTCCTCTTCCTTTAGATGTTAAGTGAGTTACAATTTCCTTAGATGAGTAGTTTGGCCTGAGAATAGTAGGTAATTCTTTGAACAGAAAGGAATGTTCAAAAGCACAAGAACCAGATGCCCATGTCATAAGACCCTTTGATTGTAAAGCCGCCCTAGACAGATCCATGATTGGGCAATAGTAAAGGCACCCTAGACTCCTCTCCATGTTTGGGTGGTAACATTAAAATAGGAATAGAGGTTGTCACTCTTTGCCCTTGTGTTTCTTCTTGTTTCATTCTGCTTTACTAATAATCTTTGCTAGCCCCTTATCTCATGAACCCTTTTGTGAAtctctttgaaattctttttgtcaTTGAACTCAAAGCCTAGAAACTGGAGGGTAATTGGGGTGCAGAGTGAATAAACCCCCACTCTTATTGAGGATATATCCTCACACCAGA
This window of the Castor canadensis chromosome 9, mCasCan1.hap1v2, whole genome shotgun sequence genome carries:
- the Lap3 gene encoding cytosol aminopeptidase, with amino-acid sequence MFLLPLPAAARVAVRRLGVRCLWGQGLAAAAMTKGLVLGIYSKDKEDGVPQFTSAGEDFDKSVAGKLREILNISGPPLKAGKTRTFYGLHQDFPSVVVVGLGKRTAGVDDQENWHEGKENIRTAIAAGCRQVQDLELSSVEVDPCGDPQAAAEGAMLGLYEYDDLKQKKKVAVSAKLYGSGDQEAWQRGVLFASGQNLARHLMETPANEMTPTRFAEIIEKKLKSASSKTEVHIRPKSWIEQQEMGSFLSVAKGSDEPPVFLEIHYTGSSSASEAPLVLVGKGITFDSGGISIKPSANMDLMRADMGGAATICSAIVSAATLSLPINIVGLAPLCENMPSGKANKPGDVVRARNGKTIQVDNTDAEGRLILADALCYAHTFNPKAIINAATLTGAMDIALGSGATGVFTNSSWLWNKLFEASIETGDRVWRMPLFEHYTRQVKDCQLADVNNIGKYRSAGACTAAAFLKEFVTHPKWAHLDIAGVMTNKDEVPYLRKGMTGRPTRTLIEFLCRFSQDSA